From Scatophagus argus isolate fScaArg1 chromosome 2, fScaArg1.pri, whole genome shotgun sequence, a single genomic window includes:
- the rfc1 gene encoding replication factor C subunit 1 isoform X3: MMDIRRFFQPTSAKPAGQKPSPNGGIKIEEEKKKKKKNPLSSDEEEKKKKKETVKVKSSKPEEKRKDSDKKRKKHAVIESDSEDEELVRKSKKSAKEKHKMSKTEPPPKKDPVLYVSETDSDSDNFQSLKKVSKPKHNGTAKPTKSDAQSCHSGAKEGLKSPMKPSSTQSKTAIKSPVTPKSPPQPKQTPTSVLDYFGNATVQRSDKKLVASTKRKAPTQDTDDLMSDEQIAKALQLDEDMELEKQIHEDEEFARTLAMLEEEPQAKKARKGSDEKTVPTTSPKKNSSDSGAGSTSSPSKTNRKGSTSEDVISPSPKKNPVPVKTSSKLAMMKKKDEERGNGLKSKTPDSPAKMKISPKKEPLASLSSDKKFTPKTGSTPTRVKTSPKKPESTSTSPDDAEKKKVNASAFRNFLNRDGPRALGSKEIPQGEENCLEGCVFVITGVLESMERDDAKSLIERYGGKVTTNISKKTTYLVQGRDSGASKLEKAESLGTKILDEDGLLELVRTTPGKKSKYEIAAEAESKASKTRTPPSKTSKSTPTAQKMSPSKGNSTSPHTPSPSKTGLAQGHGARDGGTPSGRRSRHTARRELGLSCTSSPSTSGPSTPLPTEEGASLLWVDKYRPRSLKTVIGQQGDQSCANKLLRWLQNWHKNHSGSTSKAPARFGKFGGGKDDGSGYKAALLSGPPGVGKTTTAALVCEELGFSYVELNASCTRSKNSLKEVVAESLNNTSIENFYKGTSQTVSSKHVLIMDEVDGMAGNEDRGGIQEMIGLIKNSKIPIICMCNDRNHMKIRSLANYCFDLRFQRPRVEQIKGAMMSIAFKEGIKIPPPALQEIILASNQDVRQVMHNLSMWSAKDKVMSYDQCKSDAAKARKDLKMGPFDVCRKVFAAGEETAHMSLIDKSDLFFHDYSLAPLFVQENYPYVRPAAAGGNLKSHLVLLSKTADSISDGDLVDRQIRSRQNWSLLPTQAIYASVLPGELMRGYMSQFPNFPSWLGKNSSTSKHSRIVQELASHMGLRTMSSRQAVNLDYLHYLRQALLSPLQRHGAEGAAEAVQLLDDYQLIKEDVDSIMEISIWGGQPDPYSKLDSKVKAAFTRTYNKEVHLTPYSLQAVKKSRRGGGAESELGNEDVDNEVQESEDEGDGLKTDAMIKQKKTKDTKVSKKEKKTDSGKGKGKGTGKGKK, from the exons ATGATG GACATCAGGCGGTTCTTTCAACCGACTTCAGCCAAGCCTGCCGGGCAGAAACCATCCCCAAATGGAGGCATCAAAatagaggaagagaagaagaagaagaagaagaatcctCTCTCTTCAGacgaggaagaaaaaaagaaaaagaaggagactGTCAAG GTCAAAAGCTCCAAACCTGAAGAGAAACGCAAGGATAGTGACAAAAAACGAAAGAAGCATGCAGTCATAGAATCAG ACTCTGAGGATGAGGAGCTAGTGAGGAAGTCAAAGAAATCTGccaaagagaaacacaagatGAGCAAGACAGAGCCACCTCCCAAAAAAGATCCTGTGCTGTATGTCTCTGAAACAG ATTCAGACAGTGACAACTTTCAGTCCTTGAAGAAGGTCTCCAAACCCAAGCATAATGGCACAGCCAAACCCACAAAGTCAGATGCACAGAGTTGTCACTCAGGAGCTAAAGAGGGGTTGAAGTCTCCTATGAAACCCTCTTCCACACAGAGCAAAACTGCAATTAAGTCTCCTGTCACCCCTAAGTCGCCTCCTCAGCCCAAACAAACTCCCACCTCAGTTTTGGACTACTTTGGCAATGCGACTGTTCAGCGCTCAGATAAGAAGCTCGTAGCCAGCACAAAGCGAAAAGCT CCGACTCAGGACACAGATGACCTGATGAGTGATGAGCAAATTGCCAAAGCGCTGCAGCTGGATGAGGACATGGAG CTGGAGAAGCAGATCCATGAGGATGAGGAGTTTGCCAGAACACTGGccatgctggaggaggagccTCAAGCAAAGAAG GCCCGTAAAGGCTCTGATGAAAAAACAGTCCCTACCACGTCTCCCAAAAAGAATAGTTCAGACTCTGGGGCTGGCAGCACAAGCAGTCCGTCAAAGACCAATCGAAAGGGCAGCACTTCGGAGGATGTGATTAGTCCATCGCCTAAGAAGAACCCTGTTCCTGTCAAAACCAGCTCCAAACTGGCCATGATGAAGAAAAAGGATGAAGAGAGAGGCAACGGGCTAAAGAGCAAAACACCAGATTCacctgcaaaaatgaaaatctcacCCAAAAAGGAGCCACTTGCTTCGTTGAGCTCAGACAAGAAGTTCACTCCCAAAACAGGAAGCACACCCACCAGAGTTAAAACCTCTCCAAAGAAACCAGAG AGCACAAGTACGAGTCCTGATGacgcagagaagaagaaggtcaACGCTTCAGCTTTCAGGAACTTTCTCAACAGAGATGGACCGCGAGCTCTGGGCTCAAAGGAAATCCCTCAG GGTGAAGAGAACTGTTTGGagggctgtgtgtttgtgatcacGGGGGTCCTGGAGTCCATGGAAAGAGATGATGCCAAGTCCCTCATCGAGCGCTATGGAGGCAAGGTGACGACCAACATCAGCAAGAAGACCACCTACCTGGTGCAGGGCAGAGACAGCGGCGCCTCAAAGCTCGAGAAG GCGGAGAGTTTGGGTACCAAGATCCTGGATGAGGATGGTCTGTTGGAGCTGGTTAGAACCACACCAGGAAAGAAGTCCAAATACGAGATCGCTGCAGAGGCTGAG agCAAAGCCTCAAAGACCAGGACTCCCCCCAGTAAGACGTCAAAGAGCACCCCCACAGCCCAGAAAATGTCTCCCTCCAAGGGTAATTCCACATCCCCCCACACCCCCAGCCCGTCAAAGACCGGCCTAGCTCAAGGCCACGGTGCCAGAGATGGCGGCACTCCATCTGGCAGACGCTCACGTCACACAGCCCGGAGGGAGCTGGGCCTTTCCTGCACTTCTTCACCGTCAACCTCTGGGCCATCAACTCCATTGCCAACTGAAGAGGGTGCCAGTCTGCTGTGGGTGGACAAGTACCGCCCACGCTCTCTGAAGACTGTGATTGGGCAGCAGGGAGACCAGAGCTGTGCCAATAAGTTGCTGCGTTGGCTGCAGAACTGGCACAAAAACCACAGCGGGAGCACATCCAAGGCACCAG CAAGGTTTGGTAAGTTTGGAGGAGGGAAAGACGATGGATCAGGATAcaaagctgctctgctctctggACCTCCAGGGGTCGGCAAGACCACCACAGCTGCCCTGGTCTGTGAG GAGTTGGGCTTCAGCTACGTGGAGTTGAACGCCAGCTGTACTCGCAGCAAAAACAGCCTGAAGGAGGTGGTCGCCGAGTCGCTTAACAACACCAGCATCGAGAACTTCTACAAAG GCACATCTCAGACAGTGAGCAGTAAACACGTGCTGATCATGGATGAAGTTGATGGGATGGCTGGCAATGAGGACCGCGGAGGAATCCAG GAGATGATCGGCCTGATCAAAAATTCAAAGATTCCCATCATCTGCATGTGCAACGATCGTAACCACATGAAGATCAGATCACTGGCCAACTACTGCTTCGATCTGCGCTTCCAGAGGCCGCGAGTGGAACAGATCAAG GGAGCCATGATGTCCATCGCTTTCAAAGAGGGAATCAAGATCCCACCCCCAGCTCTCCAGGAAATTATCCTGGCCTCCAATCAGGATGTCCGACAG GTGATGCACAACCTGAGCATGTGGTCGGCCAAAGACAAAGTGATGTCGTACGACCAGTGCAAGTCTGATGCGGCCAAAGCTCGCAAGGACTTGAAAATGGGGCCGTTTGATGTTTGTAGGAAGGTGTTTGCTGCAGGGGAGGAGACCGCCCACATGAGCCTCATCGATAAGTCGGACCTCTTCTTCCACGACTACTCGCTAGCGCCGCTCTTTGTCCAAGAGAATTACCCATATGTTCGTCCAGCGGCTGCCGG TGGTAATCTGAAGTCCCACCTGGTGCTGCTCAGCAAGACGGCTGACTCCATCTCTGACGGAGACCTGGTGGACAGACAGATCCGCTCTAGACAGAACTGGTCGCTGCTGCCCACCCAg GCCATCTATGCCAGCGTGCTGCCAGGCGAGCTCATGAGAGGCTACATGAGTCAGTTCCCCAACTTTCCCAGTTGGCTCGGCAAGAACTCCTCCACCAGTAAACATTCCCGCATCGTCCAGGAGCTGGCTTCACACATGGGTTTAAG GACAATGAGCAGCAGACAGGCGGTGAACCTTGACTACCTGCACTACCTGCGGCAGGCGCTGCTGAGCCCACTTCAGAGGCACGGTGCGGAGGGCGCCGCTGAAGCTGTGCAGCTGCTGGATGACTACCAGCTCATCAAGGAGGACGTGGACAGCATCATGGAGATCAGCATCTGGGGCGGACAGCCCGACCCCTATTCCAAACTGGACTCTAAG GTGAAGGCAGCGTTCACACGGACCTACAACAAAGAAGTTCACCTGACGCCGTACTCCCTGCAAGCAGTGAAGAAGAGCCGGCGTGGTGGCGGGGCGGAGTCAGAGTTGGGAAACGAGGACGTGGACAACGAAGTGCAGGAGTCTGAGGATGAGGGGGATGGCCTCAAAACCGACGCCATGATCAAA CAGAAGAAAACCAAAGACACCAAGGTGtcaaagaaggagaagaagacagatTCTGGAAAGGGCAAAGGCAAGGGGACAggcaaaggaaagaaataa
- the rfc1 gene encoding replication factor C subunit 1 isoform X2, translated as MMDIRRFFQPTSAKPAGQKPSPNGGIKIEEEKKKKKKNPLSSDEEEKKKKKETVKVKSSKPEEKRKDSDKKRKKHAVIESDSEDEELVRKSKKSAKEKHKMSKTEPPPKKDPVLYVSETDSDSDNFQSLKKVSKPKHNGTAKPTKSDAQSCHSGAKEGLKSPMKPSSTQSKTAIKSPVTPKSPPQPKQTPTSVLDYFGNATVQRSDKKLVASTKRKAPTQDTDDLMSDEQIAKALQLDEDMELEKQIHEDEEFARTLAMLEEEPQAKKARKGSDEKTVPTTSPKKNSSDSGAGSTSSPSKTNRKGSTSEDVISPSPKKNPVPVKTSSKLAMMKKKDEERGNGLKSKTPDSPAKMKISPKKEPLASLSSDKKFTPKTGSTPTRVKTSPKKPESTSTSPDDAEKKKVNASAFRNFLNRDGPRALGSKEIPQGEENCLEGCVFVITGVLESMERDDAKSLIERYGGKVTTNISKKTTYLVQGRDSGASKLEKAESLGTKILDEDGLLELVRTTPGKKSKYEIAAEAESKASKTRTPPSKTSKSTPTAQKMSPSKGNSTSPHTPSPSKTGLAQGHGARDGGTPSGRRSRHTARRELGLSCTSSPSTSGPSTPLPTEEGASLLWVDKYRPRSLKTVIGQQGDQSCANKLLRWLQNWHKNHSGSTSKAPAARFGKFGGGKDDGSGYKAALLSGPPGVGKTTTAALVCEELGFSYVELNASCTRSKNSLKEVVAESLNNTSIENFYKGTSQTVSSKHVLIMDEVDGMAGNEDRGGIQEMIGLIKNSKIPIICMCNDRNHMKIRSLANYCFDLRFQRPRVEQIKGAMMSIAFKEGIKIPPPALQEIILASNQDVRQVMHNLSMWSAKDKVMSYDQCKSDAAKARKDLKMGPFDVCRKVFAAGEETAHMSLIDKSDLFFHDYSLAPLFVQENYPYVRPAAAGGNLKSHLVLLSKTADSISDGDLVDRQIRSRQNWSLLPTQAIYASVLPGELMRGYMSQFPNFPSWLGKNSSTSKHSRIVQELASHMGLRTMSSRQAVNLDYLHYLRQALLSPLQRHGAEGAAEAVQLLDDYQLIKEDVDSIMEISIWGGQPDPYSKLDSKVKAAFTRTYNKEVHLTPYSLQAVKKSRRGGGAESELGNEDVDNEVQESEDEGDGLKTDAMIKKKTKDTKVSKKEKKTDSGKGKGKGTGKGKK; from the exons ATGATG GACATCAGGCGGTTCTTTCAACCGACTTCAGCCAAGCCTGCCGGGCAGAAACCATCCCCAAATGGAGGCATCAAAatagaggaagagaagaagaagaagaagaagaatcctCTCTCTTCAGacgaggaagaaaaaaagaaaaagaaggagactGTCAAG GTCAAAAGCTCCAAACCTGAAGAGAAACGCAAGGATAGTGACAAAAAACGAAAGAAGCATGCAGTCATAGAATCAG ACTCTGAGGATGAGGAGCTAGTGAGGAAGTCAAAGAAATCTGccaaagagaaacacaagatGAGCAAGACAGAGCCACCTCCCAAAAAAGATCCTGTGCTGTATGTCTCTGAAACAG ATTCAGACAGTGACAACTTTCAGTCCTTGAAGAAGGTCTCCAAACCCAAGCATAATGGCACAGCCAAACCCACAAAGTCAGATGCACAGAGTTGTCACTCAGGAGCTAAAGAGGGGTTGAAGTCTCCTATGAAACCCTCTTCCACACAGAGCAAAACTGCAATTAAGTCTCCTGTCACCCCTAAGTCGCCTCCTCAGCCCAAACAAACTCCCACCTCAGTTTTGGACTACTTTGGCAATGCGACTGTTCAGCGCTCAGATAAGAAGCTCGTAGCCAGCACAAAGCGAAAAGCT CCGACTCAGGACACAGATGACCTGATGAGTGATGAGCAAATTGCCAAAGCGCTGCAGCTGGATGAGGACATGGAG CTGGAGAAGCAGATCCATGAGGATGAGGAGTTTGCCAGAACACTGGccatgctggaggaggagccTCAAGCAAAGAAG GCCCGTAAAGGCTCTGATGAAAAAACAGTCCCTACCACGTCTCCCAAAAAGAATAGTTCAGACTCTGGGGCTGGCAGCACAAGCAGTCCGTCAAAGACCAATCGAAAGGGCAGCACTTCGGAGGATGTGATTAGTCCATCGCCTAAGAAGAACCCTGTTCCTGTCAAAACCAGCTCCAAACTGGCCATGATGAAGAAAAAGGATGAAGAGAGAGGCAACGGGCTAAAGAGCAAAACACCAGATTCacctgcaaaaatgaaaatctcacCCAAAAAGGAGCCACTTGCTTCGTTGAGCTCAGACAAGAAGTTCACTCCCAAAACAGGAAGCACACCCACCAGAGTTAAAACCTCTCCAAAGAAACCAGAG AGCACAAGTACGAGTCCTGATGacgcagagaagaagaaggtcaACGCTTCAGCTTTCAGGAACTTTCTCAACAGAGATGGACCGCGAGCTCTGGGCTCAAAGGAAATCCCTCAG GGTGAAGAGAACTGTTTGGagggctgtgtgtttgtgatcacGGGGGTCCTGGAGTCCATGGAAAGAGATGATGCCAAGTCCCTCATCGAGCGCTATGGAGGCAAGGTGACGACCAACATCAGCAAGAAGACCACCTACCTGGTGCAGGGCAGAGACAGCGGCGCCTCAAAGCTCGAGAAG GCGGAGAGTTTGGGTACCAAGATCCTGGATGAGGATGGTCTGTTGGAGCTGGTTAGAACCACACCAGGAAAGAAGTCCAAATACGAGATCGCTGCAGAGGCTGAG agCAAAGCCTCAAAGACCAGGACTCCCCCCAGTAAGACGTCAAAGAGCACCCCCACAGCCCAGAAAATGTCTCCCTCCAAGGGTAATTCCACATCCCCCCACACCCCCAGCCCGTCAAAGACCGGCCTAGCTCAAGGCCACGGTGCCAGAGATGGCGGCACTCCATCTGGCAGACGCTCACGTCACACAGCCCGGAGGGAGCTGGGCCTTTCCTGCACTTCTTCACCGTCAACCTCTGGGCCATCAACTCCATTGCCAACTGAAGAGGGTGCCAGTCTGCTGTGGGTGGACAAGTACCGCCCACGCTCTCTGAAGACTGTGATTGGGCAGCAGGGAGACCAGAGCTGTGCCAATAAGTTGCTGCGTTGGCTGCAGAACTGGCACAAAAACCACAGCGGGAGCACATCCAAGGCACCAG CAGCAAGGTTTGGTAAGTTTGGAGGAGGGAAAGACGATGGATCAGGATAcaaagctgctctgctctctggACCTCCAGGGGTCGGCAAGACCACCACAGCTGCCCTGGTCTGTGAG GAGTTGGGCTTCAGCTACGTGGAGTTGAACGCCAGCTGTACTCGCAGCAAAAACAGCCTGAAGGAGGTGGTCGCCGAGTCGCTTAACAACACCAGCATCGAGAACTTCTACAAAG GCACATCTCAGACAGTGAGCAGTAAACACGTGCTGATCATGGATGAAGTTGATGGGATGGCTGGCAATGAGGACCGCGGAGGAATCCAG GAGATGATCGGCCTGATCAAAAATTCAAAGATTCCCATCATCTGCATGTGCAACGATCGTAACCACATGAAGATCAGATCACTGGCCAACTACTGCTTCGATCTGCGCTTCCAGAGGCCGCGAGTGGAACAGATCAAG GGAGCCATGATGTCCATCGCTTTCAAAGAGGGAATCAAGATCCCACCCCCAGCTCTCCAGGAAATTATCCTGGCCTCCAATCAGGATGTCCGACAG GTGATGCACAACCTGAGCATGTGGTCGGCCAAAGACAAAGTGATGTCGTACGACCAGTGCAAGTCTGATGCGGCCAAAGCTCGCAAGGACTTGAAAATGGGGCCGTTTGATGTTTGTAGGAAGGTGTTTGCTGCAGGGGAGGAGACCGCCCACATGAGCCTCATCGATAAGTCGGACCTCTTCTTCCACGACTACTCGCTAGCGCCGCTCTTTGTCCAAGAGAATTACCCATATGTTCGTCCAGCGGCTGCCGG TGGTAATCTGAAGTCCCACCTGGTGCTGCTCAGCAAGACGGCTGACTCCATCTCTGACGGAGACCTGGTGGACAGACAGATCCGCTCTAGACAGAACTGGTCGCTGCTGCCCACCCAg GCCATCTATGCCAGCGTGCTGCCAGGCGAGCTCATGAGAGGCTACATGAGTCAGTTCCCCAACTTTCCCAGTTGGCTCGGCAAGAACTCCTCCACCAGTAAACATTCCCGCATCGTCCAGGAGCTGGCTTCACACATGGGTTTAAG GACAATGAGCAGCAGACAGGCGGTGAACCTTGACTACCTGCACTACCTGCGGCAGGCGCTGCTGAGCCCACTTCAGAGGCACGGTGCGGAGGGCGCCGCTGAAGCTGTGCAGCTGCTGGATGACTACCAGCTCATCAAGGAGGACGTGGACAGCATCATGGAGATCAGCATCTGGGGCGGACAGCCCGACCCCTATTCCAAACTGGACTCTAAG GTGAAGGCAGCGTTCACACGGACCTACAACAAAGAAGTTCACCTGACGCCGTACTCCCTGCAAGCAGTGAAGAAGAGCCGGCGTGGTGGCGGGGCGGAGTCAGAGTTGGGAAACGAGGACGTGGACAACGAAGTGCAGGAGTCTGAGGATGAGGGGGATGGCCTCAAAACCGACGCCATGATCAAA AAGAAAACCAAAGACACCAAGGTGtcaaagaaggagaagaagacagatTCTGGAAAGGGCAAAGGCAAGGGGACAggcaaaggaaagaaataa
- the rfc1 gene encoding replication factor C subunit 1 isoform X1, translated as MMDIRRFFQPTSAKPAGQKPSPNGGIKIEEEKKKKKKNPLSSDEEEKKKKKETVKVKSSKPEEKRKDSDKKRKKHAVIESDSEDEELVRKSKKSAKEKHKMSKTEPPPKKDPVLYVSETDSDSDNFQSLKKVSKPKHNGTAKPTKSDAQSCHSGAKEGLKSPMKPSSTQSKTAIKSPVTPKSPPQPKQTPTSVLDYFGNATVQRSDKKLVASTKRKAPTQDTDDLMSDEQIAKALQLDEDMELEKQIHEDEEFARTLAMLEEEPQAKKARKGSDEKTVPTTSPKKNSSDSGAGSTSSPSKTNRKGSTSEDVISPSPKKNPVPVKTSSKLAMMKKKDEERGNGLKSKTPDSPAKMKISPKKEPLASLSSDKKFTPKTGSTPTRVKTSPKKPESTSTSPDDAEKKKVNASAFRNFLNRDGPRALGSKEIPQGEENCLEGCVFVITGVLESMERDDAKSLIERYGGKVTTNISKKTTYLVQGRDSGASKLEKAESLGTKILDEDGLLELVRTTPGKKSKYEIAAEAESKASKTRTPPSKTSKSTPTAQKMSPSKGNSTSPHTPSPSKTGLAQGHGARDGGTPSGRRSRHTARRELGLSCTSSPSTSGPSTPLPTEEGASLLWVDKYRPRSLKTVIGQQGDQSCANKLLRWLQNWHKNHSGSTSKAPAARFGKFGGGKDDGSGYKAALLSGPPGVGKTTTAALVCEELGFSYVELNASCTRSKNSLKEVVAESLNNTSIENFYKGTSQTVSSKHVLIMDEVDGMAGNEDRGGIQEMIGLIKNSKIPIICMCNDRNHMKIRSLANYCFDLRFQRPRVEQIKGAMMSIAFKEGIKIPPPALQEIILASNQDVRQVMHNLSMWSAKDKVMSYDQCKSDAAKARKDLKMGPFDVCRKVFAAGEETAHMSLIDKSDLFFHDYSLAPLFVQENYPYVRPAAAGGNLKSHLVLLSKTADSISDGDLVDRQIRSRQNWSLLPTQAIYASVLPGELMRGYMSQFPNFPSWLGKNSSTSKHSRIVQELASHMGLRTMSSRQAVNLDYLHYLRQALLSPLQRHGAEGAAEAVQLLDDYQLIKEDVDSIMEISIWGGQPDPYSKLDSKVKAAFTRTYNKEVHLTPYSLQAVKKSRRGGGAESELGNEDVDNEVQESEDEGDGLKTDAMIKQKKTKDTKVSKKEKKTDSGKGKGKGTGKGKK; from the exons ATGATG GACATCAGGCGGTTCTTTCAACCGACTTCAGCCAAGCCTGCCGGGCAGAAACCATCCCCAAATGGAGGCATCAAAatagaggaagagaagaagaagaagaagaagaatcctCTCTCTTCAGacgaggaagaaaaaaagaaaaagaaggagactGTCAAG GTCAAAAGCTCCAAACCTGAAGAGAAACGCAAGGATAGTGACAAAAAACGAAAGAAGCATGCAGTCATAGAATCAG ACTCTGAGGATGAGGAGCTAGTGAGGAAGTCAAAGAAATCTGccaaagagaaacacaagatGAGCAAGACAGAGCCACCTCCCAAAAAAGATCCTGTGCTGTATGTCTCTGAAACAG ATTCAGACAGTGACAACTTTCAGTCCTTGAAGAAGGTCTCCAAACCCAAGCATAATGGCACAGCCAAACCCACAAAGTCAGATGCACAGAGTTGTCACTCAGGAGCTAAAGAGGGGTTGAAGTCTCCTATGAAACCCTCTTCCACACAGAGCAAAACTGCAATTAAGTCTCCTGTCACCCCTAAGTCGCCTCCTCAGCCCAAACAAACTCCCACCTCAGTTTTGGACTACTTTGGCAATGCGACTGTTCAGCGCTCAGATAAGAAGCTCGTAGCCAGCACAAAGCGAAAAGCT CCGACTCAGGACACAGATGACCTGATGAGTGATGAGCAAATTGCCAAAGCGCTGCAGCTGGATGAGGACATGGAG CTGGAGAAGCAGATCCATGAGGATGAGGAGTTTGCCAGAACACTGGccatgctggaggaggagccTCAAGCAAAGAAG GCCCGTAAAGGCTCTGATGAAAAAACAGTCCCTACCACGTCTCCCAAAAAGAATAGTTCAGACTCTGGGGCTGGCAGCACAAGCAGTCCGTCAAAGACCAATCGAAAGGGCAGCACTTCGGAGGATGTGATTAGTCCATCGCCTAAGAAGAACCCTGTTCCTGTCAAAACCAGCTCCAAACTGGCCATGATGAAGAAAAAGGATGAAGAGAGAGGCAACGGGCTAAAGAGCAAAACACCAGATTCacctgcaaaaatgaaaatctcacCCAAAAAGGAGCCACTTGCTTCGTTGAGCTCAGACAAGAAGTTCACTCCCAAAACAGGAAGCACACCCACCAGAGTTAAAACCTCTCCAAAGAAACCAGAG AGCACAAGTACGAGTCCTGATGacgcagagaagaagaaggtcaACGCTTCAGCTTTCAGGAACTTTCTCAACAGAGATGGACCGCGAGCTCTGGGCTCAAAGGAAATCCCTCAG GGTGAAGAGAACTGTTTGGagggctgtgtgtttgtgatcacGGGGGTCCTGGAGTCCATGGAAAGAGATGATGCCAAGTCCCTCATCGAGCGCTATGGAGGCAAGGTGACGACCAACATCAGCAAGAAGACCACCTACCTGGTGCAGGGCAGAGACAGCGGCGCCTCAAAGCTCGAGAAG GCGGAGAGTTTGGGTACCAAGATCCTGGATGAGGATGGTCTGTTGGAGCTGGTTAGAACCACACCAGGAAAGAAGTCCAAATACGAGATCGCTGCAGAGGCTGAG agCAAAGCCTCAAAGACCAGGACTCCCCCCAGTAAGACGTCAAAGAGCACCCCCACAGCCCAGAAAATGTCTCCCTCCAAGGGTAATTCCACATCCCCCCACACCCCCAGCCCGTCAAAGACCGGCCTAGCTCAAGGCCACGGTGCCAGAGATGGCGGCACTCCATCTGGCAGACGCTCACGTCACACAGCCCGGAGGGAGCTGGGCCTTTCCTGCACTTCTTCACCGTCAACCTCTGGGCCATCAACTCCATTGCCAACTGAAGAGGGTGCCAGTCTGCTGTGGGTGGACAAGTACCGCCCACGCTCTCTGAAGACTGTGATTGGGCAGCAGGGAGACCAGAGCTGTGCCAATAAGTTGCTGCGTTGGCTGCAGAACTGGCACAAAAACCACAGCGGGAGCACATCCAAGGCACCAG CAGCAAGGTTTGGTAAGTTTGGAGGAGGGAAAGACGATGGATCAGGATAcaaagctgctctgctctctggACCTCCAGGGGTCGGCAAGACCACCACAGCTGCCCTGGTCTGTGAG GAGTTGGGCTTCAGCTACGTGGAGTTGAACGCCAGCTGTACTCGCAGCAAAAACAGCCTGAAGGAGGTGGTCGCCGAGTCGCTTAACAACACCAGCATCGAGAACTTCTACAAAG GCACATCTCAGACAGTGAGCAGTAAACACGTGCTGATCATGGATGAAGTTGATGGGATGGCTGGCAATGAGGACCGCGGAGGAATCCAG GAGATGATCGGCCTGATCAAAAATTCAAAGATTCCCATCATCTGCATGTGCAACGATCGTAACCACATGAAGATCAGATCACTGGCCAACTACTGCTTCGATCTGCGCTTCCAGAGGCCGCGAGTGGAACAGATCAAG GGAGCCATGATGTCCATCGCTTTCAAAGAGGGAATCAAGATCCCACCCCCAGCTCTCCAGGAAATTATCCTGGCCTCCAATCAGGATGTCCGACAG GTGATGCACAACCTGAGCATGTGGTCGGCCAAAGACAAAGTGATGTCGTACGACCAGTGCAAGTCTGATGCGGCCAAAGCTCGCAAGGACTTGAAAATGGGGCCGTTTGATGTTTGTAGGAAGGTGTTTGCTGCAGGGGAGGAGACCGCCCACATGAGCCTCATCGATAAGTCGGACCTCTTCTTCCACGACTACTCGCTAGCGCCGCTCTTTGTCCAAGAGAATTACCCATATGTTCGTCCAGCGGCTGCCGG TGGTAATCTGAAGTCCCACCTGGTGCTGCTCAGCAAGACGGCTGACTCCATCTCTGACGGAGACCTGGTGGACAGACAGATCCGCTCTAGACAGAACTGGTCGCTGCTGCCCACCCAg GCCATCTATGCCAGCGTGCTGCCAGGCGAGCTCATGAGAGGCTACATGAGTCAGTTCCCCAACTTTCCCAGTTGGCTCGGCAAGAACTCCTCCACCAGTAAACATTCCCGCATCGTCCAGGAGCTGGCTTCACACATGGGTTTAAG GACAATGAGCAGCAGACAGGCGGTGAACCTTGACTACCTGCACTACCTGCGGCAGGCGCTGCTGAGCCCACTTCAGAGGCACGGTGCGGAGGGCGCCGCTGAAGCTGTGCAGCTGCTGGATGACTACCAGCTCATCAAGGAGGACGTGGACAGCATCATGGAGATCAGCATCTGGGGCGGACAGCCCGACCCCTATTCCAAACTGGACTCTAAG GTGAAGGCAGCGTTCACACGGACCTACAACAAAGAAGTTCACCTGACGCCGTACTCCCTGCAAGCAGTGAAGAAGAGCCGGCGTGGTGGCGGGGCGGAGTCAGAGTTGGGAAACGAGGACGTGGACAACGAAGTGCAGGAGTCTGAGGATGAGGGGGATGGCCTCAAAACCGACGCCATGATCAAA CAGAAGAAAACCAAAGACACCAAGGTGtcaaagaaggagaagaagacagatTCTGGAAAGGGCAAAGGCAAGGGGACAggcaaaggaaagaaataa